A region of Piscinibacter gummiphilus DNA encodes the following proteins:
- a CDS encoding FAD:protein FMN transferase produces MGDTPTMIPDFGFEFDAMGTVCQLRVCAHSQVLAEAAAQRAIGEVRRIEAKYSRYRPDSIVSRINAAAGTGERIAVDDETAGLLRFADTLYEASAGRFDITSGILRRVWDFKAARVPSAAEVDALLPDIGWFQADWDGESLALRRPGMELDFGGFAKEYAADRAAAVLHEAGIAGGTVNLGGDVSVVGPHPGGHPWKIGIAHPRRPGDVVASIDLSHGALATSGDYERSFEVDGRRYCHILDPRTGWPVTRWQSVSVVGPACLAAGALTTIAMLMGDEAHDFLRGQGVAFLTVDAGGHLHREKPDGP; encoded by the coding sequence GTGGGCGACACTCCGACGATGATCCCCGACTTCGGCTTCGAATTCGACGCGATGGGCACCGTGTGCCAGCTGCGCGTGTGTGCGCATTCCCAGGTGCTGGCCGAGGCCGCCGCGCAGCGGGCCATCGGCGAGGTGCGCCGCATCGAGGCGAAGTACTCGCGCTACCGCCCCGACAGCATCGTCTCGCGCATCAACGCGGCCGCCGGCACCGGCGAACGCATCGCGGTCGACGACGAGACGGCCGGCCTGCTGCGCTTCGCCGACACGCTGTACGAGGCCAGCGCCGGCCGCTTCGACATCACGTCCGGCATCCTGCGCCGCGTGTGGGACTTCAAGGCGGCCCGCGTGCCGTCCGCCGCCGAGGTGGACGCGCTGCTGCCCGACATCGGCTGGTTCCAGGCCGACTGGGACGGCGAGTCGCTCGCGCTGCGCCGCCCCGGCATGGAACTCGACTTCGGTGGCTTCGCGAAGGAATACGCCGCCGACCGCGCCGCGGCCGTGCTGCACGAAGCCGGCATCGCCGGTGGCACCGTCAACCTGGGCGGTGACGTGAGCGTGGTGGGGCCGCACCCAGGCGGTCACCCGTGGAAGATCGGCATCGCCCACCCGCGCCGTCCCGGCGACGTGGTCGCGAGCATCGACCTGTCCCATGGTGCGCTGGCCACGAGCGGCGACTACGAACGCAGCTTCGAGGTCGACGGCCGGCGCTACTGCCACATCCTCGACCCGCGCACCGGCTGGCCCGTGACGCGCTGGCAGTCGGTGAGCGTGGTGGGGCCGGCGTGCCTCGCGGCCGGGGCGCTGACCACCATCGCGATGCTGATGGGCGACGAGGCCCACGACTTCCTGCGGGGGCAGGGGGTGGCCTTCCTGACGGTGGATGCGGGCGGGCACCTGCACAGGGAAAAGCCGGACGGACCCTGA